In Methanoregula sp., a single genomic region encodes these proteins:
- a CDS encoding MFS transporter — translation MVTDIYMPVLPAILPLLILNNGYSYFTAGLLITAYNVTSSFTQPVIGWLSDTKGLTINISISLLISAVFVALMGIAHNYYLIMLFAILAALGHACFHPAALSMVSRLCTSENRGRLTSYFVVGGNFGYAIGPVLAGALVWWLGLPGLLLLVLPAIVMAFALKYILPGGITKACPPKAAPGDTPHTVTSKKPFIILMIASILRAWAIFAAITFLPMYLVTQGYDLVMASMVVTLMLLAGVAGQVAGGHFSDRYGRKEFMIFGLALSIPPFCVFMLTGGILSIMGLILFGFFLWSTFAVAVAMSHELLPGNVGLASGIMLGLAIGFGGLGVAVNGIIADHYSLAAALGTIPIPIAAAILLMIALPYPWKLLRQKVH, via the coding sequence ATGGTCACCGACATCTACATGCCGGTGCTCCCTGCGATACTTCCCTTACTCATTTTGAACAACGGTTACTCGTACTTTACCGCGGGCCTTCTGATCACGGCCTACAATGTCACCTCCTCGTTCACCCAGCCGGTGATCGGCTGGCTTTCCGACACAAAAGGATTAACGATCAATATCAGTATCAGCCTGCTCATCTCTGCGGTATTTGTCGCGCTGATGGGTATTGCCCATAACTATTACCTTATCATGCTCTTTGCCATCCTCGCCGCACTCGGGCATGCCTGTTTCCACCCGGCAGCGCTCAGCATGGTGAGCCGCTTATGCACCAGTGAGAACCGGGGCCGGCTCACGTCTTACTTTGTGGTCGGGGGCAATTTCGGGTACGCGATTGGCCCGGTACTTGCCGGGGCCCTTGTCTGGTGGCTGGGACTGCCCGGGCTCCTCCTGCTGGTCCTGCCAGCGATCGTCATGGCCTTTGCCCTGAAGTATATCCTGCCGGGAGGCATCACAAAAGCCTGCCCGCCAAAAGCCGCACCGGGAGATACGCCGCATACGGTCACGTCTAAAAAGCCGTTTATCATCCTGATGATCGCTTCCATCCTCCGGGCATGGGCGATCTTTGCCGCCATCACGTTCCTGCCGATGTATCTCGTCACGCAGGGGTATGACCTCGTTATGGCAAGCATGGTAGTCACCCTGATGCTGCTCGCCGGTGTAGCCGGGCAGGTTGCCGGGGGGCATTTCTCGGACCGGTACGGCAGGAAAGAGTTCATGATCTTCGGGCTGGCCCTCTCGATCCCCCCGTTCTGCGTTTTCATGCTGACGGGCGGGATTCTTTCGATCATGGGGTTGATCCTCTTCGGGTTCTTCCTCTGGTCCACCTTTGCCGTTGCCGTTGCCATGTCCCACGAGCTCCTGCCCGGGAACGTGGGGCTCGCCTCCGGCATCATGCTCGGGCTTGCAATCGGCTTTGGGGGTCTGGGAGTCGCCGTCAATGGCATCATCGCCGACCACTACTCGCTGGCCGCAGCGCTCGGGACCATCCCCATCCCGATTGCTGCTGCCATCCTCCTGATGATCGCGCTCCCCTATCCGTGGAAGCTGCTCCGGCAAAAGGTGCATTAA
- the mfnA gene encoding tyrosine decarboxylase MfnA, whose amino-acid sequence MLNKGCPEEELFSFFSQKKREDLDHDYILSSMCTLPHPVAVRAHCMFMETNLGDPGLFPGTASLEQLLIKRFGVLYNCPGAGGYATSGGTESNLQALRLAKVQKKEIAYPNAVIPESAHFSFKKSCDILGIEMRGVPLTDELRMDADAAAEQIDSNTIALVGIAGTTEYGMVDPIAALAKIAYQHSVFFHVDAAFGGMVIPFMEKPIPFDFSLPGVTTIAVDPHKMGMSTIPAGCLLTREPDLLNSLNIDTPYLTVKQEFTLAGTRPGAPVVGALAVLDYLGFEGMRAMVKGCMKNTHRLIAGMETFGFGRAATPDVNVATFIAAKEDIPKPWKVSWTRPGHLRIVCMPHVHGARIDAFLTDIGELHA is encoded by the coding sequence ATGCTGAATAAGGGTTGTCCTGAAGAAGAACTCTTCTCTTTTTTCTCCCAAAAAAAACGGGAGGACCTGGATCACGATTACATCCTGAGCTCCATGTGCACGCTCCCCCACCCGGTTGCGGTGCGGGCACACTGTATGTTTATGGAGACAAACCTTGGCGACCCGGGACTGTTTCCCGGGACTGCATCCCTTGAACAGCTCCTGATCAAACGATTCGGCGTGCTCTATAACTGCCCGGGTGCCGGGGGATATGCCACCAGCGGGGGCACCGAATCCAACCTCCAGGCACTCCGGCTGGCAAAGGTGCAGAAAAAAGAGATCGCCTATCCCAATGCAGTAATCCCGGAATCAGCGCATTTCTCTTTCAAGAAATCCTGCGACATCCTGGGCATTGAGATGCGGGGAGTGCCGCTTACCGATGAACTGCGGATGGATGCCGATGCTGCCGCAGAGCAGATTGACAGCAACACGATCGCCCTTGTCGGGATTGCCGGCACCACCGAGTATGGTATGGTCGATCCCATCGCCGCCCTTGCAAAGATCGCGTACCAGCACAGCGTGTTCTTCCACGTGGATGCGGCCTTTGGCGGTATGGTGATCCCGTTTATGGAAAAGCCGATCCCGTTTGACTTCTCCCTGCCCGGTGTCACCACGATAGCCGTCGATCCGCACAAGATGGGCATGAGCACGATTCCCGCCGGCTGCCTGCTCACCCGGGAACCGGACCTGCTCAATTCCCTCAACATCGACACCCCGTACCTTACCGTAAAACAGGAGTTTACCCTTGCCGGCACCCGCCCGGGAGCACCGGTTGTCGGGGCGCTTGCGGTGCTGGATTACCTCGGGTTCGAGGGCATGCGGGCGATGGTAAAAGGGTGCATGAAGAATACGCACCGCCTTATCGCCGGCATGGAAACATTTGGCTTTGGGCGGGCGGCAACACCGGACGTGAATGTTGCCACCTTTATTGCAGCAAAAGAAGATATCCCGAAACCGTGGAAGGTCTCGTGGACGAGACCGGGGCACCTGCGGATCGTCTGCATGCCCCACGTGCACGGTGCACGCATTGATGCATTTTTAACAGATATTGGTGAATTACATGCTTGA
- the hpt gene encoding hypoxanthine/guanine phosphoribosyltransferase, whose translation MLDRLVESLETCPMVKRGEYNYFIHPITDGVPIVEPALLRDVCTAMIKVMDLNNVDKIVVVEAMGIHIGSVLSIMTDIPMVVMRKRVYNLPHEVPVHQTTGYSKGELYLNGVYKGDRVVIIDDVVSTGGTMKALLKALEIAGAEVVDVCIAIQRGDPDIGRPYKSLVKIEVGEKVHVVERYL comes from the coding sequence ATGCTTGACAGACTGGTAGAATCATTAGAAACCTGCCCCATGGTGAAGCGGGGAGAGTATAACTATTTCATCCATCCGATCACCGATGGCGTACCGATCGTTGAACCCGCACTCCTCCGTGATGTCTGCACCGCGATGATCAAGGTGATGGACTTAAACAACGTCGACAAGATCGTGGTCGTGGAAGCGATGGGCATCCATATCGGTTCGGTGCTCTCGATTATGACCGACATCCCGATGGTTGTCATGCGCAAGCGGGTGTACAATCTTCCCCACGAGGTCCCGGTCCACCAGACCACCGGCTACTCGAAAGGCGAACTGTACCTCAACGGAGTCTATAAGGGCGACCGGGTCGTGATCATCGACGATGTGGTCAGCACGGGAGGCACCATGAAAGCGCTCTTAAAGGCTCTCGAGATTGCCGGTGCTGAAGTGGTCGATGTCTGCATCGCAATTCAGCGGGGCGACCCGGATATCGGCCGCCCGTACAAGTCACTCGTAAAGATCGAGGTCGGCGAAAAGGTGCACGTGGTTGAACGATATCTCTGA
- the dph2 gene encoding diphthamide biosynthesis enzyme Dph2 — translation MNDISDLVSQLQQRGAHTVALQFPAGLKRRAAEYAAGLRQAGFAVIVSGDPCYGACDLALDTLAHVDVLVHIGHTPVDDRENVIFEPYPVGFDVTVLAHALPLLKEKTVGLVTTVQHIHLIPAMETFLREKGIDVRVADGGTRAPNRGQVLGCSFAAARATHAPEILFVGTGVFHPIGIALSTGVRVIALDPLAGIAQEVSGDALLRRRFAVIEKARGAETIGIIVSSKSGQARMALAERLSVLSPKAVIVTMREVSPDELLNLGFACYVNTACPRLAYDDQVRFPAPVLSPQEFEILCGVRTWDNYAIDEIV, via the coding sequence TTGAACGATATCTCTGATCTGGTCAGTCAGTTACAGCAGCGGGGGGCACATACCGTTGCCCTCCAGTTTCCGGCCGGACTGAAGCGGCGGGCAGCGGAGTATGCTGCCGGGCTCCGGCAGGCCGGTTTTGCGGTGATCGTCAGCGGCGATCCCTGCTATGGGGCCTGCGATCTCGCGCTCGATACATTAGCCCATGTTGATGTACTCGTGCATATCGGCCATACCCCGGTCGATGACCGGGAAAATGTGATCTTCGAGCCCTACCCGGTCGGGTTCGATGTCACTGTGCTGGCACATGCCCTCCCGCTCCTCAAAGAAAAGACCGTGGGACTCGTCACTACCGTGCAGCACATCCACCTTATTCCGGCAATGGAAACATTCCTTCGGGAGAAGGGGATCGATGTGCGGGTGGCAGACGGGGGAACACGGGCACCCAACCGGGGGCAGGTGCTCGGGTGCAGCTTTGCGGCAGCCCGGGCCACCCATGCTCCCGAAATTCTCTTTGTCGGCACCGGGGTCTTCCACCCGATCGGCATTGCGCTGTCCACGGGAGTACGGGTGATCGCGCTCGATCCCCTGGCCGGCATTGCCCAGGAGGTGAGCGGGGACGCACTCCTGCGTCGGCGGTTCGCGGTGATCGAAAAGGCACGGGGTGCAGAAACCATCGGTATCATCGTGAGCTCCAAGAGCGGGCAGGCACGGATGGCACTCGCAGAACGCTTATCAGTGCTCTCACCCAAAGCAGTGATCGTTACCATGCGGGAGGTGAGCCCTGACGAGCTGCTCAACCTCGGGTTCGCCTGCTACGTGAACACGGCCTGTCCCCGGCTTGCCTACGATGACCAGGTACGCTTTCCCGCACCCGTCCTCTCGCCGCAGGAGTTCGAGATACTCTGCGGTGTGCGGACCTGGGACAACTATGCCATTGACGAGATTGTATGA
- a CDS encoding DUF6159 family protein has protein sequence MFESIGRSFALVKTSWDILMDDKKLLVFPLLSGIVSLIVILTFALPLLLTGSFMSRSNLSPVMFYGLLFVFYAASYFVVIFFNTALITCVNARLNGKETTISDGLSNATRHIGSILAWSLISATVGIILQALEDNVGFIGQIAAALIGGAWGLVTFFVVPILILEDKGVVDSVKDSVSLIKKTWGESIIGGGSIFLVFLVMGIIAALGIFAIWMVSQSFLLAIALLVIVVAILFVVASAMQGIFVTALYTYARTGTVPSSFNKDLIANAFVPKQGSTQGNI, from the coding sequence ATGTTTGAAAGTATTGGCAGAAGTTTCGCGCTCGTAAAGACGAGCTGGGACATTCTCATGGACGACAAAAAGCTTCTCGTGTTCCCGTTACTCTCGGGGATCGTCTCGCTTATTGTCATTCTTACCTTTGCCCTCCCGCTCCTGCTGACCGGCAGTTTCATGAGCAGGAGCAACCTGAGCCCGGTCATGTTTTACGGGCTCCTGTTTGTCTTCTATGCAGCCAGCTATTTTGTGGTGATCTTCTTCAACACGGCATTGATCACCTGTGTCAATGCACGGCTGAACGGGAAGGAAACGACGATCAGTGACGGGCTCTCAAATGCCACGCGGCATATCGGATCGATCCTTGCCTGGTCACTGATCTCTGCAACCGTGGGAATCATTCTTCAGGCGCTTGAGGACAATGTTGGTTTTATCGGCCAGATCGCAGCTGCCCTGATCGGCGGGGCCTGGGGCCTTGTCACCTTCTTTGTCGTCCCGATCCTTATCCTTGAGGACAAAGGCGTTGTCGACTCGGTAAAAGACTCCGTATCCCTGATCAAAAAGACCTGGGGAGAGAGTATCATTGGCGGCGGCTCAATCTTCCTTGTTTTTCTGGTGATGGGGATTATCGCAGCCCTGGGGATCTTTGCGATCTGGATGGTCAGCCAGAGTTTCCTTCTCGCTATCGCGCTGCTGGTTATCGTTGTTGCCATTCTCTTCGTTGTGGCATCGGCTATGCAGGGGATCTTTGTTACTGCGCTCTATACCTACGCACGGACGGGCACCGTTCCCTCGTCGTTCAACAAGGACCTCATCGCGAATGCCTTTGTGCCAAAACAGGGATCGACACAGGGCAATATCTGA
- a CDS encoding METTL5 family protein, whose product MKLKQLEMTLQKAKGYAKPRPSLEQYMTPAPLAARMLYHALMKGDIEGKNVCDLGSGTGLLAIGASLLGAKSVKGVEKDPNAVVVAQENAALLGAEVEFITADILDTTLQEKIGACDTIVMNPPFGAQKVHADRPFIDLAIRTAPVVYSIFNAGSTPFVKAFIRKRAEVAEQVGSAFAIRRTFAFHTRDVLEFEVEILRLVRKP is encoded by the coding sequence ATGAAACTAAAACAACTTGAGATGACACTCCAGAAGGCGAAAGGGTATGCCAAACCCCGGCCTTCGCTCGAACAATACATGACCCCCGCCCCCCTCGCCGCCCGCATGCTCTACCACGCCCTCATGAAAGGTGATATTGAGGGGAAGAACGTCTGCGATCTCGGGAGCGGTACCGGACTGCTGGCGATCGGCGCTTCACTCCTTGGCGCTAAGTCAGTAAAAGGGGTTGAAAAAGATCCCAATGCCGTGGTCGTGGCACAGGAGAACGCCGCTCTCCTCGGGGCAGAGGTGGAATTTATCACGGCAGATATCCTGGATACAACCCTGCAAGAGAAGATCGGCGCATGCGACACGATTGTCATGAACCCGCCGTTCGGGGCGCAGAAGGTTCATGCCGACCGCCCGTTCATCGACCTTGCGATCCGGACCGCACCGGTGGTCTACAGTATATTTAATGCAGGTTCCACCCCATTTGTAAAAGCCTTCATCCGTAAACGGGCGGAAGTCGCCGAACAGGTCGGCAGTGCATTTGCCATCAGGCGCACCTTTGCCTTCCATACCCGGGACGTGCTGGAGTTTGAGGTCGAGATCCTACGACTGGTACGGAAACCATAA
- a CDS encoding PAS domain S-box protein produces MITVLYVDDEETLLEIGKTYLEMSGGISVDTALSADEGLQKIRINAYDAIVSDYQMPGMDGIRFLTVIRKEYPHLPFIIFTGRGREEIVIEAYEKGVDFYLQKGGAPKPLFTELSHKIRAVVDHRRDEARVKTFNRLYSVLSATNKAIVHVRDKKELLSEICRIAVEIGGFALIWAGIANPQTRTIEPVTSFGDDDGYLHDVYISMDEGPRGSGPSSVAFRTKKYMICNDIATDPWMDTVKQAALQRGYRALAAFPFALDTTDAGVITFYAPVPGFFDDHIVSLLEEMAHDITFAFGTINDELRRKEAEASLKKRNQVYQTLTMNIPGIVYRVFLREHGRMEFYNDELPVLTGYTCEELTAGKICSIELHILDDDRQVVISTVEKAISTHSPFRVEYRFRAKNGEIRTFHERGRPVYDPEGVPEFIDGVIFDATEQKRMESALQESEQRLINLVANLPGMAYRCRGDRNGIMDYVSEGSLPLTGYEPAALVNNTKIAYSDLIHPEDRTIVRNQILDAIAQKRRFALVYRILTADREQKWVWEQGSCMEGRAGEPAVLEGFVTDITERVNSERALEESENRYHTLFETAAEGIIVVDSGTREFLHANPAICAMLGYSEDEFVGMHVNDIHPAEDLAFVLREFEALSQGERQRATDIPCLRKDKEVIYADIATSQVTIDGRLCIVGFFSDVTERKLRLLQMQAEHEFSIALINKRTLPELLSFGVNSAIGISRMDCGGIYLVDPKTRSMDLVYSAGLSDEFVKIIAYLAADSPQARLVYRKKPVYSQHSSLIDPDNLGRKEGIRAIAVIPVLHNDEVIACFNIASRTRDTVPEQDRALLETVTSQMGNVIARVQAEEAYHESEKRYRRLVEAVTDYIYTVHIEGGRVTDTTHGPGCEAITGYRSDEFATDPYLWFRMVVEEDRPAIVRQAEEVLAGKDRTPLEHRIIRKDGSIRWVKNTPVSRHNQKGELVAYDGLIEDITDRKQVGEALKLTNKKLNLLSSITRHDILNQMVALLNVLDMIKEQEPDESLKNLLVLGERAAENIHRQIRFTEEYQDLGITTPQWQNVRNTFLHAAGLLQTGNVRVTADTGSVEVYADPLFEKVFYNLIDNALTHAGKISRISLQYHATNNGLVMTVEDDGIGVPAEEKSLIFDRGFGKHTGLGLFLSKEILSITGMAITETGTPGKGARFEIHVPKSAFRIA; encoded by the coding sequence ATGATAACCGTCCTCTACGTCGATGATGAAGAGACACTCCTGGAGATTGGAAAGACCTACCTTGAGATGTCGGGCGGAATTTCCGTAGACACCGCCCTGTCGGCTGATGAGGGGCTGCAGAAGATCAGGATAAACGCTTATGATGCAATCGTGTCTGATTACCAGATGCCGGGTATGGACGGTATCCGGTTTCTGACCGTCATCAGGAAAGAGTACCCCCACCTCCCGTTCATCATTTTTACCGGGCGAGGCAGGGAAGAGATTGTCATCGAGGCATACGAGAAAGGGGTTGATTTCTACCTCCAGAAAGGAGGGGCGCCCAAACCTCTCTTCACCGAGTTGTCCCATAAGATCCGGGCGGTTGTGGATCACCGGCGGGACGAGGCGCGGGTAAAAACCTTCAACCGGCTGTATTCCGTCCTGAGTGCCACCAATAAGGCGATCGTCCATGTACGGGACAAAAAAGAACTCCTTTCAGAGATCTGCCGGATTGCCGTGGAGATCGGAGGATTTGCTCTCATATGGGCGGGCATTGCCAATCCTCAGACCCGCACCATTGAACCCGTTACTTCCTTTGGGGATGACGACGGGTACCTCCACGATGTCTATATTTCAATGGACGAAGGGCCCCGGGGGTCCGGTCCGAGCAGTGTAGCATTCCGCACAAAGAAGTACATGATCTGCAATGACATTGCCACGGATCCATGGATGGATACGGTAAAACAGGCTGCACTGCAGCGCGGGTACCGGGCGCTTGCGGCATTCCCCTTCGCACTTGATACCACAGACGCCGGGGTAATCACCTTCTATGCACCGGTCCCGGGTTTTTTTGATGACCACATTGTCAGCCTGCTTGAGGAGATGGCGCATGACATCACGTTTGCCTTTGGCACGATCAATGACGAGTTGCGGAGAAAAGAGGCAGAAGCTTCCTTAAAGAAACGCAATCAGGTCTACCAGACCCTGACAATGAACATCCCCGGTATCGTCTACCGGGTGTTTCTCAGGGAACATGGCCGGATGGAATTTTACAACGATGAACTCCCGGTATTGACCGGGTACACTTGTGAAGAACTTACTGCAGGGAAGATCTGTTCCATAGAGCTCCATATCCTGGATGACGACCGCCAGGTGGTCATCTCCACAGTTGAAAAGGCCATCAGCACTCACTCGCCGTTCCGGGTCGAATACCGGTTCAGGGCAAAGAATGGAGAGATCCGGACATTTCATGAACGGGGTCGCCCGGTGTACGATCCTGAAGGAGTCCCGGAATTTATCGACGGTGTCATATTCGACGCTACTGAACAGAAACGGATGGAGTCTGCCTTGCAGGAAAGCGAACAGAGGCTTATAAATCTGGTAGCAAACCTGCCGGGTATGGCGTACCGGTGCCGGGGGGATCGCAACGGGATTATGGATTACGTGAGCGAAGGGAGCCTCCCCCTGACGGGATATGAACCAGCAGCGCTGGTAAACAATACGAAAATTGCTTACAGCGATCTGATTCATCCTGAAGACCGCACGATAGTCCGGAACCAGATCCTTGATGCTATTGCGCAGAAGAGACGCTTCGCTCTCGTTTACCGTATCTTAACCGCAGACAGAGAACAGAAATGGGTCTGGGAACAGGGGAGTTGCATGGAAGGGCGGGCAGGAGAACCTGCAGTGCTGGAGGGATTTGTCACCGATATTACCGAACGGGTAAACAGCGAGCGTGCACTGGAGGAGAGCGAGAACCGCTATCATACGCTCTTCGAAACAGCAGCTGAAGGAATTATCGTCGTGGATAGCGGAACCCGGGAATTCCTGCATGCAAATCCTGCGATATGTGCCATGCTCGGCTATTCCGAGGATGAATTTGTCGGCATGCACGTGAATGACATCCATCCGGCAGAGGATCTCGCGTTCGTCCTCCGCGAGTTCGAAGCACTCTCCCAGGGGGAGAGACAACGGGCAACTGATATTCCCTGTTTACGGAAGGACAAGGAGGTCATTTACGCGGATATTGCCACGTCCCAGGTCACTATCGACGGCAGGCTTTGTATTGTGGGGTTCTTCTCCGATGTCACTGAGCGCAAACTGCGACTTTTACAGATGCAGGCTGAACATGAATTTTCCATCGCCCTGATAAACAAACGGACACTGCCGGAGCTCCTGTCGTTTGGCGTAAATTCGGCGATCGGGATATCCCGCATGGACTGCGGGGGCATCTACCTCGTTGATCCAAAAACCCGTTCAATGGACCTGGTCTATTCTGCCGGTTTGTCCGATGAGTTTGTAAAAATTATTGCTTATCTCGCAGCGGACTCCCCCCAGGCTCGCCTCGTGTACCGGAAAAAGCCTGTATATTCGCAGCACTCCTCGTTGATTGACCCCGACAACTTGGGGAGGAAAGAGGGGATACGGGCAATTGCCGTCATTCCTGTCCTCCATAATGATGAGGTGATTGCCTGTTTCAACATCGCCTCCCGAACAAGGGATACGGTACCGGAACAGGACAGGGCCCTCCTTGAAACAGTCACTTCCCAGATGGGCAATGTCATCGCACGCGTCCAGGCAGAGGAGGCGTATCACGAGAGCGAGAAGCGTTACCGGCGGCTCGTCGAAGCCGTCACCGATTATATCTATACCGTCCACATTGAGGGGGGCAGGGTAACTGATACAACGCATGGTCCCGGATGTGAAGCGATTACCGGGTACCGCTCCGATGAGTTTGCTACCGACCCCTACCTGTGGTTCCGGATGGTTGTCGAAGAGGACCGCCCCGCAATCGTCAGACAGGCCGAAGAGGTGCTTGCAGGGAAAGACCGGACACCCCTTGAACATCGCATTATCCGCAAGGACGGGTCGATACGGTGGGTGAAGAATACCCCCGTATCGCGGCACAACCAGAAAGGAGAACTGGTTGCATACGATGGTTTGATCGAAGACATCACCGACCGGAAACAGGTCGGTGAGGCATTGAAACTTACCAATAAAAAACTCAATCTCCTCTCCAGTATAACACGCCATGACATCCTCAACCAGATGGTAGCGCTCCTGAATGTTCTCGATATGATCAAGGAGCAGGAACCGGATGAATCTTTAAAAAACCTCCTTGTACTGGGGGAACGGGCAGCAGAGAATATCCACCGCCAGATCCGGTTTACCGAGGAATACCAGGATCTCGGGATCACCACGCCGCAGTGGCAGAATGTCCGGAATACGTTCCTGCATGCTGCAGGACTCCTGCAGACAGGGAACGTGCGGGTAACTGCAGATACAGGTTCCGTCGAAGTATACGCAGATCCGCTCTTTGAGAAGGTCTTTTACAATCTCATCGATAATGCGCTCACCCACGCGGGAAAGATCTCCAGGATCTCACTTCAGTACCATGCAACAAATAACGGTCTAGTCATGACAGTAGAAGATGACGGTATCGGTGTCCCCGCTGAAGAGAAGAGTCTCATTTTCGACCGTGGGTTCGGGAAACACACGGGCCTTGGCCTGTTCCTTTCAAAAGAGATCCTCTCCATCACCGGTATGGCCATCACCGAGACCGGAACGCCGGGGAAAGGGGCACGGTTCGAGATCCATGTGCCAAAAAGCGCCTTCCGTATTGCCTGA
- a CDS encoding TylF/MycF/NovP-related O-methyltransferase, which produces MSLLPKKHLFSAVDSLVPSRYILKFRKFVFFEPFIGNDIANRGRFSHYGCSDRKEFARILKKIRSETELLLEDIEAYHIYMAVKRTQKVPGDIAEVGVYKGGSAKIICSAKGDRSLHLFDTFEGLPKVEDIDMVWPFYEGKFAASYDSVKAYLKDNSNVFFYKGFFPDTSGPVTDKAFSMVNLDVDTYESSRLCLEFFYSRMTPGGIILSHDYVTAPGVKKAFDDFFADKKEPVLETAGSQCLVVKI; this is translated from the coding sequence ATGAGCCTTCTTCCTAAGAAGCACCTGTTCAGTGCAGTTGATTCCCTTGTGCCGAGCAGGTATATTCTGAAATTCCGCAAATTCGTTTTTTTTGAACCCTTTATTGGAAACGATATCGCAAACCGGGGCAGGTTCTCTCACTACGGCTGTTCAGATCGCAAGGAGTTTGCAAGGATCTTAAAGAAAATCCGGTCTGAAACCGAACTTCTGCTCGAAGACATCGAGGCATACCATATCTATATGGCAGTGAAACGGACGCAGAAAGTACCGGGCGATATTGCGGAAGTCGGTGTGTACAAAGGCGGTTCGGCAAAGATCATCTGTTCGGCAAAGGGCGACAGATCCCTTCACCTCTTTGATACCTTCGAAGGATTGCCCAAAGTAGAAGATATCGACATGGTCTGGCCGTTTTACGAGGGCAAATTTGCTGCCTCCTATGATTCGGTAAAAGCCTACCTCAAAGACAACAGCAATGTGTTCTTCTATAAGGGGTTCTTCCCCGATACATCAGGGCCGGTAACCGATAAGGCCTTCTCGATGGTGAATCTTGACGTTGATACCTACGAGAGCTCCAGGCTGTGCCTTGAGTTCTTCTACTCCCGGATGACCCCGGGAGGCATCATCCTCTCCCATGACTATGTCACTGCGCCCGGCGTGAAAAAGGCATTTGATGACTTTTTTGCCGACAAGAAAGAGCCGGTGCTCGAAACCGCAGGCTCCCAGTGTCTCGTTGTCAAGATATAA